The proteins below are encoded in one region of Peribacillus muralis:
- a CDS encoding YlbF family regulator encodes MSNVYDAAYEMEKAIRASNEYADLQRLYDLVNSDESTKAMFENFRNLQMSLQQKQMMGEEIAPEEVEQAQKTVQLVQQNPTISQLMEAEQRMSMVIADLNKIIMKPLEDLYGMPEQQQ; translated from the coding sequence ATGAGTAACGTATATGATGCAGCGTATGAAATGGAAAAGGCGATCCGGGCAAGCAATGAGTATGCTGACTTGCAACGATTATATGATCTTGTCAATTCCGATGAATCAACAAAAGCAATGTTTGAGAACTTCCGTAATCTGCAAATGTCTTTGCAGCAAAAACAAATGATGGGCGAGGAAATTGCTCCTGAAGAAGTTGAACAAGCTCAAAAGACGGTTCAGCTTGTTCAACAAAACCCAACCATTTCTCAATTGATGGAAGCTGAACAACGGATGAGCATGGTCATCGCTGATCTCAATAAAATTATCATGAAGCCGCTTGAAGATTTATACGGCATGCCTGAACAACAGCAATAA
- a CDS encoding Cof-type HAD-IIB family hydrolase has translation MVYRLLAVNIDGTLLQSNGRLNKSTKEAIDYVHQKGVHVALVTSRNYHSAKKVAKALKINPMIVAQQGAFVGASIEKPMMVKRISEELTVELVQMLEKTVCQILLIHEKYSLGNRVNLPENLLGKTVMYMNDQNIYAQNYVDDISEELIDKPMSPTKMDIIFSEQSDRNDMLKLMKEMFPEVDALLHPGHKMTIVPKGVSKWSGVLYLADRLEVKRTEIVSIGDGLDDMEMIAGSGLGVAMGNADAEVKKVAKWVTRSNDQDGVAYMLKEFFRKQHPIEFLQKMNMLK, from the coding sequence ATGGTATATCGTCTACTTGCGGTCAATATAGACGGGACATTGCTCCAGTCCAATGGCCGTTTAAATAAATCGACTAAAGAAGCAATCGATTATGTGCACCAAAAAGGTGTCCATGTTGCACTTGTAACGTCAAGAAATTATCATTCAGCAAAAAAAGTGGCCAAAGCCCTGAAAATAAATCCGATGATAGTTGCCCAGCAAGGCGCATTTGTAGGTGCTTCGATCGAGAAGCCCATGATGGTAAAAAGAATTTCAGAAGAATTGACTGTGGAGCTTGTGCAAATGCTCGAAAAGACCGTGTGCCAAATATTGCTCATTCATGAAAAATACTCACTTGGCAATCGCGTGAACCTTCCGGAAAACCTGCTTGGCAAAACGGTCATGTATATGAATGATCAAAATATCTATGCCCAAAATTATGTGGATGATATCAGTGAAGAGTTGATTGATAAGCCTATGTCCCCAACAAAAATGGATATAATATTTTCAGAACAAAGTGATCGAAATGATATGCTTAAATTAATGAAGGAAATGTTCCCCGAGGTGGATGCGCTTTTACACCCAGGCCATAAGATGACCATTGTTCCGAAGGGTGTTTCAAAATGGAGTGGCGTGCTTTATTTAGCCGACCGTCTAGAGGTGAAAAGGACGGAAATCGTCTCGATAGGAGATGGCTTGGATGATATGGAGATGATTGCCGGTTCCGGATTGGGAGTTGCCATGGGCAATGCGGATGCGGAAGTGAAGAAAGTGGCAAAATGGGTCACTCGCTCCAATGATCAAGATGGTGTTGCCTATATGCTGAAGGAATTCTTCCGCAAGCAGCATCCCATCGAATTTTTGCAAAAGATGAATATGCTTAAATGA
- a CDS encoding transcriptional regulator SplA domain-containing protein, translated as MGVINAKEVQVGDEVFVIYNNPHVPTVSNIRAAEIVPHPKDPNAVALFLNDTFHTIEDDDALFSSEAAAEQAYNDFIENQDQLT; from the coding sequence ATGGGAGTTATCAATGCGAAAGAAGTACAAGTCGGAGACGAGGTATTTGTGATTTATAATAATCCCCATGTTCCCACCGTTTCCAATATAAGGGCTGCGGAAATCGTTCCCCACCCAAAAGATCCGAATGCTGTCGCTTTATTCCTGAATGATACATTTCATACGATAGAGGACGATGATGCCTTGTTCTCCTCGGAAGCCGCTGCCGAACAGGCTTATAATGATTTTATCGAAAATCAGGATCAGTTGACGTAA
- a CDS encoding DinB family protein, whose product MNYVQNQLTMMRKNLLKEIEGVTPEHMDIQPEGFNNTLHWHLGHVLTAAEKFLLDSSSTLPANYGKLFGYGSKPADWTGDVPSVDTLTQQLQEQLGRLLEIPEERLTEKAAQPFMGMEAIGEFINFIVLHEANHIGQMHAMKLIIQSTDQ is encoded by the coding sequence ATGAATTATGTTCAAAACCAACTGACAATGATGCGCAAAAATCTTTTGAAGGAAATCGAGGGAGTCACTCCAGAACATATGGATATACAGCCTGAAGGTTTTAATAATACCCTCCATTGGCATCTAGGACATGTTCTAACCGCAGCGGAAAAATTCTTATTGGATTCAAGCAGCACGTTGCCTGCCAATTACGGAAAGCTATTCGGATATGGATCAAAACCTGCCGACTGGACCGGCGACGTACCTTCTGTAGATACCTTGACACAACAACTGCAAGAACAACTTGGCCGCCTGCTTGAAATTCCCGAAGAACGCCTGACAGAAAAAGCAGCACAGCCTTTCATGGGAATGGAAGCTATAGGCGAATTCATTAATTTCATAGTCCTGCACGAAGCGAACCATATTGGACAAATGCACGCAATGAAACTCATCATTCAATCAACTGATCAATAA
- a CDS encoding dimethylarginine dimethylaminohydrolase family protein, whose protein sequence is MVNRINEELEAYCASEYSKLSRVIVCEPRHMAIRDIINETQKEFMEENIDQARAVEQHAHFTKALEREGIEVIKLPPESTYPEQVFTRDIGFTLGNTVYVAEMATTIRQGEELILKSWLETHDIPFFNLHKNHIEGGDVIIDGSTIYIGVSDRTDESSIRHLQSLLPEYDVIAIPFIEKFLHLDCVFNVISPTEALIFPEAHAKKELDLLASRYDIIEVTKKEQFTLGTNVLSIGNKKLFSLPCNEQVNRKLRQRGYDIIEVDISEIIKSGGSFRCCTMPLLRTTKKM, encoded by the coding sequence ATGGTAAATAGAATAAACGAAGAATTAGAGGCGTATTGTGCGAGTGAATATTCAAAGCTATCACGGGTGATTGTCTGCGAACCTCGTCATATGGCGATCCGTGACATCATTAATGAAACGCAAAAGGAGTTCATGGAGGAAAATATAGATCAAGCCCGCGCCGTGGAGCAGCATGCCCACTTTACCAAGGCACTTGAACGAGAAGGAATCGAGGTCATTAAACTGCCTCCAGAAAGTACATATCCAGAACAAGTCTTTACAAGGGACATCGGATTCACTCTCGGCAACACAGTTTACGTAGCAGAAATGGCTACAACCATCAGGCAGGGCGAAGAACTTATCTTGAAATCCTGGCTCGAAACGCATGATATCCCGTTTTTCAACCTTCACAAAAATCATATTGAAGGCGGTGATGTCATCATTGATGGTAGCACGATCTACATCGGGGTCAGTGATCGGACGGATGAATCCTCCATCCGGCACCTTCAGTCCCTATTGCCGGAATATGATGTCATCGCCATCCCCTTCATTGAAAAATTCCTTCACCTAGACTGCGTTTTCAATGTAATTTCACCAACAGAGGCGCTTATTTTTCCTGAAGCCCATGCAAAAAAAGAACTGGATTTATTAGCCTCGCGCTATGACATCATCGAAGTGACCAAAAAAGAGCAATTCACATTGGGAACCAACGTACTTTCGATTGGAAATAAAAAATTATTCAGCCTGCCTTGTAACGAACAAGTGAATCGTAAGCTTCGTCAACGAGGGTACGACATCATTGAAGTCGATATTAGTGAAATCATCAAGTCAGGCGGCTCTTTCCGTTGCTGTACCATGCCCCTGTTGCGGACAACAAAAAAAATGTAA
- a CDS encoding long-chain fatty acid--CoA ligase, with the protein MMDTPLIMTQIIERAEKYFPKKEVVSRTDGGVHTYTYAEFAERTRRLASALSELGIKTGDRVGTLAWNHHRHLEAYFAIPCSGAVLHTINMRLSPQHVSYIINSAKDRLLLIDPDVIPLLEAIKDELHAVEGYIVMTDKAELPETSLSPLYHYETLLAEGNPKQPFVQNLDENAPAGLCYTSATTGNPKGVVYSHRGILLHAIALGLADSTAISERDVALPVVPMFHVNAWGMPFASVWFGTKMVLPGPYFTPKILAELIETEKVTIAAGVPTIWLGLLKELEETEHDTSSIRAVLCGGSAAPKSMIKAFEQKHGIPFLHAYGMTETSPLVFISKPKSYQEGLPEEDLYELKAKQGLVAPMIEIKVVGPDGEVSPDGKEMGELLIRGPWIADEYFQDGRSEDTFKDGWLYTGDVVTIDEEGFVKIVDRTKDLIKSGGEWISSVDLENALMGHEGIFEAAVIAVPHEKWQERPIACVVLKDAYKGQVSDENIIEFLKPQFAKWWLPDEVIFLDEIPKTGVGKFLKRALRDQLQDKYIKK; encoded by the coding sequence ATGATGGATACTCCGTTGATCATGACTCAGATCATTGAAAGAGCTGAAAAGTATTTTCCGAAGAAAGAAGTAGTTTCGCGTACGGATGGTGGAGTCCATACTTATACATATGCCGAGTTTGCAGAGCGAACAAGGAGGCTTGCAAGTGCCTTGAGTGAGCTTGGAATAAAGACAGGCGATCGTGTCGGAACGCTTGCCTGGAACCATCATAGGCATCTGGAAGCTTATTTTGCAATTCCTTGCTCTGGAGCTGTCCTGCATACCATTAATATGCGACTTTCTCCTCAACACGTTTCTTATATCATCAATAGTGCAAAAGATCGATTATTATTGATTGACCCAGATGTGATTCCATTACTGGAAGCAATTAAAGATGAGCTGCATGCGGTTGAAGGGTATATCGTCATGACCGATAAAGCCGAGCTTCCCGAAACATCCCTTTCACCTCTATACCATTATGAAACCTTATTGGCTGAAGGGAATCCAAAACAGCCGTTCGTCCAGAATTTAGATGAAAATGCTCCGGCAGGCTTGTGTTACACTTCCGCTACGACAGGGAATCCAAAAGGTGTGGTTTATTCACATCGGGGGATATTGCTGCATGCAATTGCACTGGGGCTTGCCGATTCCACCGCAATCAGCGAAAGGGATGTGGCCCTTCCAGTCGTGCCCATGTTTCATGTCAATGCTTGGGGCATGCCTTTTGCGAGCGTCTGGTTCGGGACAAAGATGGTTTTGCCGGGGCCGTATTTCACACCGAAAATATTGGCGGAGCTTATCGAAACAGAGAAGGTCACCATCGCGGCAGGTGTACCGACGATCTGGCTTGGGCTATTGAAGGAGCTTGAAGAAACCGAACATGATACGAGCAGCATCCGCGCTGTGTTATGCGGAGGTTCGGCTGCCCCAAAAAGCATGATTAAGGCATTTGAACAAAAGCACGGAATTCCGTTTCTGCATGCCTATGGGATGACGGAGACAAGCCCGCTCGTATTTATTTCCAAACCAAAAAGCTATCAGGAAGGCCTTCCTGAAGAAGATCTTTATGAATTGAAGGCTAAGCAAGGCCTTGTTGCGCCAATGATCGAAATTAAAGTGGTCGGTCCGGATGGGGAGGTATCACCTGATGGCAAAGAAATGGGGGAATTGCTCATAAGGGGTCCTTGGATTGCGGATGAGTATTTTCAAGATGGACGTAGCGAGGATACGTTTAAGGATGGATGGCTCTACACAGGTGATGTCGTCACGATAGATGAGGAGGGGTTCGTGAAGATCGTCGATCGGACAAAGGACCTGATCAAGAGCGGCGGGGAATGGATTTCTTCAGTGGATTTAGAGAATGCATTAATGGGACATGAAGGGATTTTTGAGGCGGCGGTCATTGCGGTGCCTCATGAAAAATGGCAGGAGCGCCCGATTGCCTGCGTTGTTTTGAAAGATGCATATAAAGGTCAGGTATCAGATGAAAACATCATCGAATTTTTAAAGCCGCAGTTTGCTAAATGGTGGCTGCCGGATGAAGTGATCTTTTTGGATGAGATTCCTAAAACGGGGGTTGGCAAGTTTTTGAAAAGGGCCTTGCGAGATCAGCTTCAGGATAAATACATCAAAAAATAA
- a CDS encoding enoyl-CoA hydratase, translated as MESTSTAGTVLVTYSDRTATVAMNRPEAMNALNPEMLHDFITVLKEVSDNEAVDVVILKGNGKAFSAGGDIKMMLSPGKENAFDDLMDGISELVTTLYFMPKLTISAIHGAAAGLGLSIALATDHLIADSDSKIAMNFIGIGLIPDGGGHFFLERRLGEVGAKELIWEGKVLTALEAKEKGLIHEVADGTLEQAVDKKVQAWLQSPISAMIKTKKILSEKNRPLLIKMLEIEKAAQMKMRQTADHQEGIKAFVEKRKPNFTGK; from the coding sequence ATTGAATCAACATCAACTGCAGGTACTGTATTAGTGACATATTCGGACCGGACAGCTACCGTTGCCATGAATCGTCCAGAGGCGATGAATGCATTAAATCCGGAAATGTTGCATGATTTCATTACTGTTCTTAAAGAAGTAAGTGATAATGAAGCAGTGGACGTCGTCATTTTAAAAGGGAATGGAAAAGCCTTTTCAGCGGGCGGAGATATCAAGATGATGCTCTCACCCGGAAAAGAAAACGCTTTCGACGATTTGATGGATGGCATCAGTGAATTGGTGACCACGTTATATTTCATGCCTAAATTGACCATTAGCGCCATTCATGGGGCTGCAGCAGGGCTTGGCTTAAGTATAGCTCTTGCAACGGATCACCTCATTGCAGATTCGGATAGCAAAATTGCGATGAATTTTATCGGAATTGGACTGATTCCAGATGGCGGCGGACATTTCTTTCTTGAGCGCCGTCTTGGTGAAGTGGGAGCGAAAGAATTGATTTGGGAGGGTAAAGTGCTTACAGCGCTTGAAGCTAAGGAAAAGGGTCTTATTCATGAGGTGGCAGACGGTACTTTGGAACAGGCAGTGGATAAAAAAGTGCAAGCTTGGCTGCAAAGCCCGATTTCTGCCATGATTAAAACGAAAAAAATCCTTAGTGAAAAAAATCGGCCATTATTGATTAAAATGCTTGAGATAGAAAAAGCGGCTCAAATGAAAATGCGTCAAACGGCGGATCATCAAGAAGGAATAAAAGCTTTCGTCGAAAAAAGAAAACCGAATTTCACCGGTAAATGA
- a CDS encoding YhzD family protein codes for MTKIYKLTVFEPSGEKLLDESFTAENDEQAKELGQNLLNEKNYQDQTHRCISPAGQLLLFHR; via the coding sequence ATGACCAAAATATACAAGCTAACCGTATTTGAGCCGTCAGGTGAAAAACTTTTGGATGAATCGTTTACCGCGGAAAATGATGAGCAAGCAAAAGAATTAGGACAAAATCTTTTAAATGAAAAAAACTATCAAGATCAAACACACCGCTGCATTTCACCAGCAGGCCAGCTCTTGCTTTTTCACCGTTGA
- the cysK gene encoding cysteine synthase A — MTVKIVNNITELIGDTPVVRINHLTGRGDAEVFVKLEYFNPSRSVKDRAAFNLIKQAELDGVIQSGATIIEPTSGNTGIGLAMNAAAKGYRAIMVMPDNMSKERINILKAYGAEVVLTPAAERMPGAIRKAEELASEIPNSFIPQQFENKANPDIHRVTTAVEILEQMDGKLDVFVATAGTGGTITGTGEALKEQLSQLRVVVVEPKGSPVLSGGKPGPHKLVGTSPGFVPSILNTDVFDEIVQAADEDAISTMKDMAAKEGILIGPSGGASVWAALKEARRLGAGKRVLCVAPDNGERYLSMDMFH, encoded by the coding sequence ATGACAGTGAAAATCGTGAATAATATAACGGAATTGATAGGGGATACCCCCGTTGTAAGGATCAACCATTTAACAGGGCGGGGTGACGCGGAAGTCTTTGTAAAGCTTGAATATTTCAATCCAAGCCGGAGTGTAAAAGATCGGGCTGCGTTTAACTTGATCAAGCAAGCGGAGCTGGATGGAGTCATCCAGTCTGGTGCCACGATCATCGAGCCAACTTCCGGCAATACAGGTATCGGTCTTGCCATGAATGCAGCGGCAAAAGGCTACAGGGCCATCATGGTCATGCCAGATAATATGTCAAAGGAAAGAATCAATATTTTAAAGGCATATGGTGCGGAAGTTGTCCTTACTCCGGCTGCGGAACGGATGCCTGGTGCAATTCGTAAAGCTGAGGAACTCGCATCTGAGATCCCGAATAGCTTCATCCCCCAGCAATTCGAAAATAAAGCCAATCCTGATATACATAGAGTGACGACTGCTGTCGAGATCTTGGAACAGATGGATGGGAAGCTGGACGTGTTTGTGGCAACTGCGGGTACAGGAGGAACGATAACAGGAACGGGTGAAGCGTTAAAAGAACAGCTGTCACAATTAAGGGTTGTCGTAGTGGAGCCTAAAGGTTCGCCCGTTCTTTCAGGAGGAAAGCCTGGTCCGCATAAGCTGGTCGGTACCAGTCCTGGCTTTGTGCCGAGCATATTAAATACGGATGTGTTCGATGAAATTGTCCAAGCGGCTGATGAAGATGCGATTTCAACGATGAAGGATATGGCGGCGAAGGAAGGGATTCTAATCGGGCCATCAGGCGGTGCTTCTGTCTGGGCTGCCCTCAAGGAGGCACGTCGCCTTGGTGCAGGCAAACGAGTCCTATGCGTTGCACCTGATAATGGTGAACGATATTTAAGCATGGATATGTTTCACTAA